The nucleotide sequence AAATGTTAAAAAAGTTTGAAATTAACGAATATTTTAAGGAGCCGCAAGTGGGGTGGGGGTTAAAATCCGAAGCCATTAAAAAATTAGCCGATATTTTTAAAGTTTCTTTTGAGCAGATATTATTTATTGACGATGATCCTTTTCAGAGGGCAGAGGTGACAGCTACTATCTCCGGTCTTAATGTTACTGAGTTAGCCGATCCCATAGATATTTTAAATATCGATGGCATTAAACCAAAAAATGAGACAGACGAAGACAAAGAAAGAGTAAAGATTTTAAAAGAAGCGAGAGACCGAGAAGAGGCGGAAAAGAGTCATGGCGGTAACTATAAAGATTTTTTGCGTCAGTGCGGAATTAAAATGTTTGTCAGAAATGTAGAAGAGAAAGATTGGCCGCGAGTGACCCAGTTATTAAATAGGACTAACGAATTAAATGCCACCGGCAATCGTTACCAACTAGACGAACTAAAGAAATCTTTTGAAGTTAATAAAGATAAAGTGTTTATAGTAGAGCTAACTGACAAATTTGGTGATTATGGTTTGATCGCCGAAACCATCATTGATACTACCGAACCGGGCGTTTGGTCAATCCGCGACCTTACCGTTTCTTGTCGCACCATGGGGCGCGGCATAGGAAGCACTTTAATTTTAGTCACTTTACATTTAGCCAAAAAGGAAGGAATCAGAAAGGTCAAAGGTTACGTTAAGACCACTGAATCTAACTGGAGAATGCAGCCATTATTTGAAAAAAGGGGATTTACCCAAATTTCTGACGAAGGGGAGGTAAAAAGATACGAATTTGATTTGAATAATGAAATTATGAAATATCCCGATTGGCTTGATATAACTATAAATATTTAATTAAATATTTTTATGGCAGACGGAAAGAATATTCTTATCCATCTAACAGTAGAAGTTTCTCCGGAGGCCGAAATCGGCGAGGGCACGCGCATTTGGCAGAATTCGCAAATCCGAGAAGGGGCAAAAATAGGGAGAAATTGTATTTTAGGGAGAAATGTTTATGTGGACAGCGATGTGGTGATTGGCAACAATGTTAAAGTACAAAGCAATGTTATTGTGTGCCGCGGTCTTATCATTGAAGACGGAGTATTTATCGGACCCTATGCGTGTTTTGTTAATGACAAATCGCCGCGGGCTATTAATCCCGACGAATCTCTTAAGACGAACAGCGACTGGGAGATGGCCAAAACTATCGTGAAAAAAGGGGCTTCCATAGGAGCAAATGTCACCTTGACCGGAGGCCTGACAGTCGGAGAATTTTCTTTGATCGGTGCTGGCGCTTTAATTACAAAAGATACCCTTCCTTTTGGGCTTTATATCGGGCACCCCGCCAAACTTGTGGGTTATGTTTGCAAGTGCGGCAAACGGCTTGAAAATAAATGCCCTGTTTGCGAGATGTCCTTAGCGGATATAAAAAAAGAAGAATAAAGTTAAATATGGATAAATTGAAGGTTGCTGTTATTGGGACCGGCAATATGGGCCGCAACCATATGAGAAATTATTTTGAAATGCCGCGAGTTAACTTAGTGGCTATTTGTGATGTAAACCGAAAAGCAGGTGAACAGCTGGCGCTTAAATATGGCTGCCTTTTTTATGAGGACTACCATAAAATGTTTAATGAGCAACAGATTGATGCCGTTTCCATAGCAGTACCTACTTTTTTGCATCATCAAGTTGCTAGCGATGTTTTAATGAAAAAAGTACATGTGTTGTTGGAAAAACCCATTGCGGTGAATTTAGAAGAAGCACGCGACATAATTACCAAGGCGAAAGAACAGGGAGTTAAATTAATGATCGGGCACATTGAAAGATTTAATCCGGCAGTGCAAAGAGTTAAAGAATTGATTGACACCGGACGATTTGGAAAAATTATATCTCTAAATATCAAAAGAGTGGGGGGCCTGCCTCCGCAGCTTAAACAAGCTAATGTGGTTATAGATTTGGCCATTCATGATATCGATATTTCTAATTATTTGTTTGGTGATCTGCCCGAGAAAATTTATGGCTATAAATCCAAAAATTTATTACAAGAGCAAGAAGATAGCGCCAATATACTACTGCAGTACAAAAGGGGATGTTCATTTATTGAAGTTAATTGGGTTACTCCGGTTAAAATAAGAAATATGGACATTACCGGAACTAAAGCCTTTGCTCGGTTGGATTTTATCCATCAGAAAATTACTTTGTATGAAAATTGTTATCTGAATGAAGGATTGGATAGTTCCTATAAAGATTTTGGGGAATTCGTTTCTAAATTCAGTTTAACGGATAAAATAGAAATTGGTGTAAATGCCAAGGAATCGCTTCAATGTGAATTGGAAGAATTTATCAATTGCATAGTAGAAGATAGAGAGCCAATTGTTTCCGGGGAAGATGGTTATAAAGCCCTGGAAGTCGCTTTAAAATTTTAATATGACGGAAACAGCCAAAGTAAGCATCATCATGCCGACGCTTAATTCCTCTTCCACTATAAGAAAGGCGCTGGAGTCCATTCGCAAACAAAAATATGACCAGAGTTTGGTTGAGATACTGGTAATTGACGCCGGTTCGTATGATCAGACCAAAAAAATAGCGGCTGAATATGGATGTAAGATTTTGCCAAACCCTAAAACTCAGCAGGAATATGCCAAGCATATTGGAATATTGTCAGCCAGTGGCTCGGTAGGAATTTTTTTAGATTCTGACGAAGTGTTGAGTAATGATTTGGCTATAAAGAGAAGGGTGGATATTTTGTCTGGAAATTCTTCTTTGAAAGTCGTCCATTCGGGTGGGTACAAAAAACCGGCAGGGTTTTCTTCAGTCAATGATTATATTAATAATTTTTCCGATCCCTTTGTATTTTTTATGTACGGGATTTCTTCCCAGTATCCATTTTTTTTGGATTGCTGGAAGAGAAAATATTTGTACACCGGAGAATCGGAATCTTTTGTGTCTTTTAAATTTAAAAAGAACGATGCTATACCCGTGGTTGATATGTGCGCCGGTAATGCTATGGATTTGGATTATTTCCGGGAAAAGTTCAAAGATATTTTGCAGGATGAAAAAATCGTTCCGCGCATATTTTATTTGATAGTTGGGGACGGCAAAGAGGTGGCCTTACTAAAAAATGATTTTATCATCCATTACTCCGCGGACAGCTATAAAAAGTTTATTAATAAAATAAAATGGCGGGTCATTGTGAATTTGCATTACAGAGAAATGCCGGGGACAGGATTTTCAAACAGGGAAGAATTTCAACCGCGTTGGTTTAGGTTTAAAAAATATTTATTTATACCCTATTCATTAAGTATTATATTGCCATTCGCGTCCGCCGCTTATTTTTCCATTAAAAGAAAAAAGCCGGTTTTAATGGTCCACCTTCCTTTGACTTTTTATACCGCCTGTATTATATTATGCCAGTATTTCCTAAAAATTTTGGGCATCAAGCCGAAGATAAAAACATACGGAAATGAAGAAAGAGAATTAGTAATAAATTAACTATGGAAAAGAAAAAAGCTTTAATCACGGGAATCACGGGGCAAGATGGCAGCTACTTAGCTGAATTTTTATTAGATAAAGGATACAAGGTTTATGGAATTCAGCGCCGGTCCAGTAGCTTTAATACGGAGCGCATTAATCACCTTTATGACAATCCGAATTATCCGGATTTTTTAACCTTTTATGGAGATTTGTCCGATGGGGGAAATATAAGGAAGATTCTGCAGGAAGTGCATCCTGATGAAATATATCATTTGGGCGCGCAGTCGCATGTGCGAGTAAGTTTTGACATTCCCGAATATACCGGAGACGTTACAGCCCTTTCCACTGTCAGGATATTGGAAGCGATCAGGGGAGAGGGTTTGAAGACTAAATTTTATCAGGCTTCCTCATCTGAAATGTTTGGCCAAGCGGTGGAAATCCCCCAAAAAGAAACAACCGCCTTTTACCCCCGTAGCCCCTATGGTTGTGCCAAAGTTTATGCTTATTGGATAACTAAAAATTACAGGGAAAGTTATGGTTTATTCGCCTGCAATGGCATTTTGTTTAATCACGAATCCCCGCGCCGCGGAGAAACTTTCGTGACCCGCAAAGTAACCAGAGGATTATCTAGAATAAAATTAGGTAAGCAAGATATATTAAAAATAGGAAATTTGGAGGCACGGAGGGATTGGGGCTATGCGCCCGACTATGTCAAGGCAATGTGGTTAATGATGCAGAGAGAAGTGCCCGATGATTATGTGATTGCTACCGGAGAATCGCATTCGGTCAGGGAATTAATTGAAGAAGTGGCTCGTTGCTTGGATTTTGACTTGGTTTGGCAGGGAGCCGGCCTGGAAGAAAAGGGAGTTGATACCGAAAGCGGAAAGATAATTGTAGAAATAGACCCGGTATATTATCGTCCGTCTGAAGTGGATGCTTTGCTTGGCGATGCCAGTAAAGCAAAAGAAAAGCTGGGTTGGGAACCCGTGGTTAAGTTTAAGGAATTAATAGGTATAATGGTTAAGGTTGATTACGATCGGGAAAGCAAAATAAATTATTAAATATGGCGGTTTCAAAGAAAATTTTTGTGGCCGGAGGCACTGGTTTTTTGGGTAAAAGAGTAATCAAGCGGCTGAAAGAAGACAGTTTTTCTTATTGCACGACATCTTTAAGTAACGGCGTCGATTTTAGAGACAGGAAGCAGGTGCAAGATTTTTTTGATAAAGAAAGACCAGATATTGTGATAAATTGCGCCGCTTATGTCGGCGGAATTAAATTTGGTTTGGAGCATGAAGGGGAAATTTATTACAATAACATTTTGATGAACGCAAATCTTATAGATGTTTCCCGCGAGCACACAGTGAAAAGATTTATAAATCCGATTTCCAATTGTTCTTACCCGGATGTTACGGAAAAAGATTTTAAAGAAGAAGAGTGGTGGGATGGCCCGCTCCACCCCTCAGTTTTAGTTTATGGTTTTGCGAAAAAGGCGACCTGGGTTCAATCTTACGCTTACCATAATCAGTTTGGCATGGATTTTATAAATCTTTTGGTGCCCAATATGTATGGCCCCGGAGACCACTTTGAAGAAGTCCGCTCTCATGCCCTCGGTGCGTTGATTATGAAGATAGTTGAAGCGAAAAAAGCAGGCAAACCGGAAGTAATTGTTTGGGGAACGGGCAAGCCCGTGAGGGAATGGCTTTACGTTGATGATTGCGTGGAGATTTTATTAAGGTCTATGAATATTGACGCTATTTCCGAGCCGATTAATATAGGTCAAGGGCGGGGGGTTTCTATAAAAGAAATGGCAGAAATTATACAGCAAGTCGCCGGTTATGAAGGGAAATTGGTTTTTGATGCTTCCAAGCCGGACGGGGCTCCTTATAAAATTATGAATGTAGAAAAAATGAAAAAGATTTTTAACTGGGTGCCGGAAACAAAATTAGAAGACGGCATAAAGCAAACCGTGCAATGGTATTTAGAAAATGTTAAAAAATAAAAATATGGTCGAAGAAGAAATTAAAGAAGGTGATTTATTGATAGCTAAAATAATCAGAGACCAGGGGTGGCCAGATAATTTGCAATTTTATTCGAACGATTCTGATTTTTTGCAGGTGGCCACCTGGAATTATGGCGCCGGTAAGCATCTAAAGGCACATGCCCATAAAATATGCGAAAGAACTTCCGATAGAACAAACGAGGTCCTGTTTATTAAACAGGGGAAAATTAAAGGTATATTTTATGGCGAAAACGATAAATTAATTTCTGAAAAGGAATTAAGCGCCGGCGATATTGTGATAATTTATGCCGGCGGGCATGCTTACGATATTTTAGAAGATAAGACCCAGGTTTTAGAAATTAAGAATGGCCCTTATCCCGGGTTAGAATTGGATAAAAAAATTATAGAACGATAATTTCAATTTTTTAACTCATAATTATTATGAGCGAAAAACGTTTTGAGATAAAAGAGCATGATAAACAATCTTTTTCACCAGAACAAAAGGAGTTAGTCGATGAAATAAAAGAAATTACCGAATTACAACTTCGGAATATCCCCGAATCCCATGGCATAGAACATACGAAGTTGGTTGAAGGGTTTGCTCATTATTTAGCCACTCAAGAAGGGGCTAATGTTTTTGAAATAGCCATCGCCGCTTGGCTGCATGATTGGGGCAGAGTTGGTGAAAAAGAACGAAGAGAAAAGAATACTTCTGTCCCCCATGCTAAAATTTCACGAGTCAAGTCGCAGAGGATGTTATTAGGCCCTCTTTTGGAGGAAGGCAAATTAAATTCCGGCGAGTATCAGCGAATTTTAAAGATTATAGAAACACACAGTGATTTACCCGGAGAACCGATGTTGGAAAAAAAGATTATTCGCGATGCCGATCGCCTAAGTCGCATGGGCGCGATAGGTTTATGCCACTTAATGGAAGCAGGGGAAGAAAATAAATTACCCTTATATAAAGAAGGAAGGCCTATTTTACGATCGCCAGATCCCAAATCAGTAATGGATGTGCAATGCGTGATTGACGACATAAATTATTGTATTGATTGGGCAAGTATTTTAGAGACAAAAGCCGCGCGGAAATTGGTAGAAGAATACCACTTAGTGGATCTTTTACAGGAATTTCTAAAAACTTTTGCTAAATATAAAAATCAGATTCGTCCGGAAATTTTAATAAAATGGGTTTCCGAAGAAGTAGGCGCGATAAGAGTAAAACGGGCTGAAATTGAAGAAAAATTCAAAACAGATAAAATAAAATGCGAGAAAGAATTATTAAAATTAGAGGACCCTGGTATTTTTAACGAAAATCGATTAAAGAAATTTTTAGCGCGGATGGAAAATAACGAAATTTTGATTTAATTATTACGTTTAATTATGGCCGAGCAAAAATTTATTAATCAAATGGAGCCCTGGTATGGGGAAGAAGAAAAGAAGGCAATAGCGGATTATTTAAATTCTGGCGGGTGGATTATGGAATTTAAAAAAACCAGAGAGTTTGAGCAGATGATAGCGGAATTTTGCGGAGCGAAATATTGTAGCGTAGTGGCTAACGGGACGGTGAGCTTATTTATAGCTTTAAGGGCGATTGGTGTCGGACCCGGCGATGAAGTAGTGGTTCCTGATTATACTATGATCGCCACTCCCAATGCCGTAGTGCTTGCCGGCGCCAAGCCAATTTTTGTAGACGTGGATGACTCTTTGTGTTTAGATGTTGATAAAGTTTCAGGGGTTATCAATGAAAAAACTAGGGCGATTTTTCATGTAAGTATAAACGGCCGAGCCGGCCGGTTGGAAGAATTGAAGGAGTTATGCGACAGAAAGGGTTTAATTTTGCTTGAAGACGCGGCGCAATCCCTCGGATCCTTTTATAAAGGAAAGCATTTGGGTAATTTTGGGGCGATCGGCAGTTTTTCTTTCAGTGTTCCTAAAATTATCACCACCGGACAGGGCGGGGCGCTTATTACTAATGACGAAGATTTATATAAAAAAATTTGCAAAGTAAAAGATTTCGGCCGGGTTAGCGGCGGCTGTGATATTCATGATGAATTTGGGTGGAATTTTAAGTTTACCGATTTGCAGGCGGTTTTCGGTATTGAGCAAATGAAAAAGCTTAGAGACCGCATAACAAGAAAGAAAAATATTTGCAAGTTTTACGCGGAAAAACTTAAGGGAGTGCCCGAGGTGGAATTAATAGGCACCGATTTAGAAGAAGTTTCCCCTTGGTTCATAGAAATACTGGTGGAAGATCCGCAAAAGCTAAGTGATTTTTTAAAGGAAAAAAATATAGGTTCCAGGGCGTTCTATCCCGCCATCCATACGCAAAAGATATACAGCGATGTCGCCGGAGAATTTCCCAAAGCATCACGTTTTGCCAAGAGGGGGCTATGGCTGCCATCAGCGAGCCAGCTTGGAGAAGAAGATGTAAAGAGAGTTTGCCAAGCCATAAAAGATTATTTTGCGACTAACCATAATTAATGTTATTGAAGTTGAAAGATTTTTTAGATTTATCTGTTTATACTCTAAAGGAAGAGGGTTTTTTTTCTTTTTGTCAAAAGGCATTAGCACATTTGGCGGGGAGTATTTTTAGTTATAATACCATTTTGGTTTACGAAAAAGATTTAACCAAATTAGATAACATTTATTTTTACCCTCGTTTGGACGGCGCTGTTCTAAAAATTATTTCTTCTATTGACGAATATAACAAAGCAAAAGAAGGGGGATATAGTTTAGATATAGCAGTTTCCGAGCGTTGGATCGGAGAAGGTGCCATAGCTTTTTGTGTGTTTGTTGGCAGGGATTTGGCCCATCTAACATGGGTAGCTCTTAATCAAGAGACAAAGTCGCATATAGATTCAAATAATTACCAAGTCGATTTTTTAAACAAAGAAGTGGCTTCGGGAGCTTCCAAAACAAAGAAAAAATATTTGAGAAAGGGTTTGTATCTTTTTGTTTATTCGGAAATTTTTATCTTTTTGCATAATTTAGGCAAAACTAGGGATAAATTTACAATAAATGAAAGCAATACGGCATCCCGCCGAGCTTTGGAAAAATTTAACCCCAGAATAATTAAAAAAATAAAGTGTCTTAGAATATTATTTTTTTCAAAGTGCCGAGAGCTTCCTTTAATTTTTTAAAATATGGGCAGTACAACCGACAATAAATCTTTTTTAATAATCACCCACGGATCTTTTTCTTCTGGCTATGGCCCGGCACAGGAATTGCGCGATCTTTTGGTGCGACAAAAAAATTTGGTGGGATTTTTAGAACACCCCTTCCCTTATAGCAAGGAGATGAAAAATTCCAGAATAACCATTTTTCAAGATGGTGAGAAGACGGAATACTGGGAGGGGCGGAAAATATGGGGCCCGGATTTTTTTTATTACATCAAAGATTTTTTTTCCACTATATTTTTTGTAATTAAGTTCAAGAAGAAATTTGATTTTTGCATCGCGGCTGATAATTTAAATTCTTTTGCCGGCTGGTTTTTAAAAAAATTAGGCGCAGTAAATAAATTGGTTTATTGGACCATTGATTACACTCCTCGCAGATTTGACAATTATATTTTGAATGAGATTTATCACTTTATAGACAGATTTTGTTGCTATCACGCCGATTTTTTATGGAATAGTTCTGTAAGGATGAAAGAAGCCAGGAGAAAAAATGGCGTTAATATTAATCGCTGTTGTCGAGAAATTATTATTAAGGACGGTTGCCGTTTTGAAAAAATAGAGCGTTTGCCCGATGAGCAAGTTGTCCCTGACAAATTGGTTTTCATGGGCCATTTAATAAAATTAAAAGGCCTAGAGCTTTTAATTCAGGCCCTGCCGCTTGTTTTAGAGGAAAATCCGGAAGCGACGCTTACTATTATAGGCACCGGCGGGGAAGAGGAAAATTTAAAGAAGATGGCGGCTGAATTGGGCCTCAAGGACAAGGTCATTTTTACTGGCTATATAGAAGATCACGCCGATGTCGAGAGAATTATAGCTTCATGCGGAATTGCCTTGGCTCCATATGTACCCGACCCCAATAGTTTTACTTTTTTTTCTGAGGTGGGGAAAGTCAAAGTTTATCTCGCTTGCGGCTTGCCGGTTATTATTACCAATGTGCCGGAAATTGCCATGGATATAGAAAAAGAAAGAGCTGGTTTTATAATTGATTATAAAAAAGAAGATTTAGCCGATAAAATAAATAAGTTGCTGTCCGATAGAGAACTTTATTTCGTTTTCAGGCGCAATGCCATTAAACTCGTTGAAGGATTAAGTTGGGAGAAGGTTTTTTCCCGGGGACTCCAAGAGATTGAAAAATAGAAAATTAAATTCATGATAAATTTTTTTAAGAGAAATAAAAATATTTTATTTTTCTCATTTTTTTCTTTAGTGCTCGCGGCACCGTTTATTTATAATATTTTTTTATATGGAGGCTCTTCGGGTACGCTATTGATGGATTCTTCCATTTTTTCTCTTAATTTGGGGAAATATTTTTCCGATTTGTTTTATAATAAATCTCATTTTCTTTTCGGCCAGTACTCCATTTTTACCATAAATTATTTTGTCTTTTATGCTTTTTGGTTTTTATTGAAAATTTTATTTACCCAGATTGTTGCTTATTTTATTTTTTGTATTCTTGCCTATTGGGCGGGATTTTATTTTTTTGTTAAACTATTTTTAGAATTAAAGCAAACTGATGATAAGCGACCGTCTTTTGCCACTGCGGATTTTAAAGAATTTGCGGTTATAATTATTTTGGGGCTGCTTTTTTTTACCTCCGTTTCTTTTTTTATCTATTTAAAAAATTCCATTACCTATGAGATCCCTTATTTATTGTTGCCCCTCGGTCTTTATTATTCCTTGAAGTTTTTAAAGACGGGCAGAAAAATTGAGCTTTTACCGCTATTGGCCTTTTCTCTGATTTTAAGCAGTATTAACTTCACTTATTTTTTGATAGATATTATTTTTATTAATTTTTTTGTTTTAGTTTTTAATTTAAGCGTCAAAAAGCCATGGAAAGAATTTTTTAAAAGAATAATTATCGTTGATTTTCTTTTTTTGCCGACTTTTATATTACTGGCCATTTCCGTAATTATCGGCTCCCTGTATTTCGGCAGTGTTTTTGATTTGGCGGGAAAAGTATCCGAAGATTTTTATAGTTTAAATGCAACTTATTTCAATATCTTTAGGCAAACCGCCGACTGGGGTTTTTTCGGCAGCTGGCAGGGGAAATTATATTTTGAATTTGCTAAGTTTTACGCCGAAAAATTTGCAATAATTTTTGCCCTGGCCCCGTATATTTTATTGGTTTATCTTTTGATTAAAAATAAATTAAGGGACAACCTAGGAATTATCGTTATTTTTTTAGTATCTTGGCTCACGGTTTTCCAGATGATGCTCGGGTTGAACAATCCGGTTTATAAATTTTTTTATGATAATATTTTAGGATTCCAGGTATTTAGGAATATCACGAAGTTTTCTCCGTTGTTGAATTTTATATGGATTCTAGTCGTTTATTTATTATTTTTGAATTTTTTTAAGCAAAAACGGAATTTATGGATAGTATCTCTGC is from Patescibacteria group bacterium and encodes:
- a CDS encoding HAD-IIIC family phosphatase — translated: MSEEKNYETKIKLVIWDADNTLWDGTVYYRDKEAIKIKPGTKAALKELDKRGIISTMCSKNNYEDVDEMLKKFEINEYFKEPQVGWGLKSEAIKKLADIFKVSFEQILFIDDDPFQRAEVTATISGLNVTELADPIDILNIDGIKPKNETDEDKERVKILKEARDREEAEKSHGGNYKDFLRQCGIKMFVRNVEEKDWPRVTQLLNRTNELNATGNRYQLDELKKSFEVNKDKVFIVELTDKFGDYGLIAETIIDTTEPGVWSIRDLTVSCRTMGRGIGSTLILVTLHLAKKEGIRKVKGYVKTTESNWRMQPLFEKRGFTQISDEGEVKRYEFDLNNEIMKYPDWLDITINI
- a CDS encoding acyltransferase; the protein is MADGKNILIHLTVEVSPEAEIGEGTRIWQNSQIREGAKIGRNCILGRNVYVDSDVVIGNNVKVQSNVIVCRGLIIEDGVFIGPYACFVNDKSPRAINPDESLKTNSDWEMAKTIVKKGASIGANVTLTGGLTVGEFSLIGAGALITKDTLPFGLYIGHPAKLVGYVCKCGKRLENKCPVCEMSLADIKKEE
- a CDS encoding Gfo/Idh/MocA family oxidoreductase, with product MDKLKVAVIGTGNMGRNHMRNYFEMPRVNLVAICDVNRKAGEQLALKYGCLFYEDYHKMFNEQQIDAVSIAVPTFLHHQVASDVLMKKVHVLLEKPIAVNLEEARDIITKAKEQGVKLMIGHIERFNPAVQRVKELIDTGRFGKIISLNIKRVGGLPPQLKQANVVIDLAIHDIDISNYLFGDLPEKIYGYKSKNLLQEQEDSANILLQYKRGCSFIEVNWVTPVKIRNMDITGTKAFARLDFIHQKITLYENCYLNEGLDSSYKDFGEFVSKFSLTDKIEIGVNAKESLQCELEEFINCIVEDREPIVSGEDGYKALEVALKF
- a CDS encoding glycosyltransferase; the encoded protein is MTETAKVSIIMPTLNSSSTIRKALESIRKQKYDQSLVEILVIDAGSYDQTKKIAAEYGCKILPNPKTQQEYAKHIGILSASGSVGIFLDSDEVLSNDLAIKRRVDILSGNSSLKVVHSGGYKKPAGFSSVNDYINNFSDPFVFFMYGISSQYPFFLDCWKRKYLYTGESESFVSFKFKKNDAIPVVDMCAGNAMDLDYFREKFKDILQDEKIVPRIFYLIVGDGKEVALLKNDFIIHYSADSYKKFINKIKWRVIVNLHYREMPGTGFSNREEFQPRWFRFKKYLFIPYSLSIILPFASAAYFSIKRKKPVLMVHLPLTFYTACIILCQYFLKILGIKPKIKTYGNEERELVIN
- the gmd gene encoding GDP-mannose 4,6-dehydratase, which gives rise to MEKKKALITGITGQDGSYLAEFLLDKGYKVYGIQRRSSSFNTERINHLYDNPNYPDFLTFYGDLSDGGNIRKILQEVHPDEIYHLGAQSHVRVSFDIPEYTGDVTALSTVRILEAIRGEGLKTKFYQASSSEMFGQAVEIPQKETTAFYPRSPYGCAKVYAYWITKNYRESYGLFACNGILFNHESPRRGETFVTRKVTRGLSRIKLGKQDILKIGNLEARRDWGYAPDYVKAMWLMMQREVPDDYVIATGESHSVRELIEEVARCLDFDLVWQGAGLEEKGVDTESGKIIVEIDPVYYRPSEVDALLGDASKAKEKLGWEPVVKFKELIGIMVKVDYDRESKINY
- a CDS encoding NAD-dependent epimerase/dehydratase family protein, with product MAVSKKIFVAGGTGFLGKRVIKRLKEDSFSYCTTSLSNGVDFRDRKQVQDFFDKERPDIVINCAAYVGGIKFGLEHEGEIYYNNILMNANLIDVSREHTVKRFINPISNCSYPDVTEKDFKEEEWWDGPLHPSVLVYGFAKKATWVQSYAYHNQFGMDFINLLVPNMYGPGDHFEEVRSHALGALIMKIVEAKKAGKPEVIVWGTGKPVREWLYVDDCVEILLRSMNIDAISEPINIGQGRGVSIKEMAEIIQQVAGYEGKLVFDASKPDGAPYKIMNVEKMKKIFNWVPETKLEDGIKQTVQWYLENVKK
- a CDS encoding HD domain-containing protein codes for the protein MSEKRFEIKEHDKQSFSPEQKELVDEIKEITELQLRNIPESHGIEHTKLVEGFAHYLATQEGANVFEIAIAAWLHDWGRVGEKERREKNTSVPHAKISRVKSQRMLLGPLLEEGKLNSGEYQRILKIIETHSDLPGEPMLEKKIIRDADRLSRMGAIGLCHLMEAGEENKLPLYKEGRPILRSPDPKSVMDVQCVIDDINYCIDWASILETKAARKLVEEYHLVDLLQEFLKTFAKYKNQIRPEILIKWVSEEVGAIRVKRAEIEEKFKTDKIKCEKELLKLEDPGIFNENRLKKFLARMENNEILI
- a CDS encoding DegT/DnrJ/EryC1/StrS family aminotransferase, producing the protein MAEQKFINQMEPWYGEEEKKAIADYLNSGGWIMEFKKTREFEQMIAEFCGAKYCSVVANGTVSLFIALRAIGVGPGDEVVVPDYTMIATPNAVVLAGAKPIFVDVDDSLCLDVDKVSGVINEKTRAIFHVSINGRAGRLEELKELCDRKGLILLEDAAQSLGSFYKGKHLGNFGAIGSFSFSVPKIITTGQGGALITNDEDLYKKICKVKDFGRVSGGCDIHDEFGWNFKFTDLQAVFGIEQMKKLRDRITRKKNICKFYAEKLKGVPEVELIGTDLEEVSPWFIEILVEDPQKLSDFLKEKNIGSRAFYPAIHTQKIYSDVAGEFPKASRFAKRGLWLPSASQLGEEDVKRVCQAIKDYFATNHN
- a CDS encoding glycosyltransferase, producing MGSTTDNKSFLIITHGSFSSGYGPAQELRDLLVRQKNLVGFLEHPFPYSKEMKNSRITIFQDGEKTEYWEGRKIWGPDFFYYIKDFFSTIFFVIKFKKKFDFCIAADNLNSFAGWFLKKLGAVNKLVYWTIDYTPRRFDNYILNEIYHFIDRFCCYHADFLWNSSVRMKEARRKNGVNINRCCREIIIKDGCRFEKIERLPDEQVVPDKLVFMGHLIKLKGLELLIQALPLVLEENPEATLTIIGTGGEEENLKKMAAELGLKDKVIFTGYIEDHADVERIIASCGIALAPYVPDPNSFTFFSEVGKVKVYLACGLPVIITNVPEIAMDIEKERAGFIIDYKKEDLADKINKLLSDRELYFVFRRNAIKLVEGLSWEKVFSRGLQEIEK